The DNA region TTGACCATGACAAAGACGTGTCCaccacatgattttttttttccattcgGCATGTGTAGTCCTCTTCTTAGGTCAATTGGGGCACACATAAAAACAAGACTTTTTCCAGATTACCTCTTCCAACTAAGCTTAAGctacacatgtttttttttctgtgtgtgtgtgttcagTCCAATTCAATTTATGCAAACCGCGTGTTAGCACAGACAGCTAAGCcttgtttttttcttccttccttcctaTGAAGCAGGGCAGGGTGCAGACAGATAAATAACGTACACGGGTTTCCTCCTTGGCATATGCCAAGAATCTGATTGTTGCTGAGAAGCTCCACACCTCCATGATGGCTTCCTTCTCAGGACCCCTCCACCGCCCCATCTCCGCCATGGCAGTCGCAGCCTTCGCCGCTGTCTCCTCCCTCGAGCTGCCTGACAGGTTGTCCCACCACAAGCTTGCTGATACAAGCGCAAATGCGGATGCACTTGTGTCGCTTCCAGCTGCCAATACAGATGTTTCAGCGCCTTCGGCCTCTGCCCTGTCTGGGATGCAGTTATTACCACGCAATGTCCAAAATTTGCATCCGGTTAAGGTGCCGTTTGCATCTTTGCCCGTCATCCAGACGGTTTACCAGTATGCCAAGTTTGCCAAGACCTTGGGACAAGAGCAGGCGATGCCTGCAGTTCCTTCCTCATCATCGGATGTTCTTTACCGCTGGCATCTGCCAGACCCCAGGGTCTGTGGTGACTTGGCCGGCAAGTCTCAGACGGTGGTGGTTCTCCTTGGGTGGTTGGGGTCAAGGCAGAAGCATCTGAAGAGATATGCCGACTGGTACACCTCCAGGGGTTTCCATGTTGTGACCTTTACCCTCCCTATGTCTGATATTGTCAGTTATAACCTTGGAGGGAAAGCTGAGAAGAATGTAGAGATGCTTTCCGAGCATCTTGCTGGTTGGGTCAGGGAGGAGAGTGGGAAGAAGATTATTTTCCACACCTTCAGTAATACCGGCTGGCTTTGGTATTATACACTTTATCCTGAATTTCCCTAATCGAGAATGAGCTCTCGACTTGAGATTGAAgcctaatttctttattttgttgTTGCAGCTATGGCGTCATACTGGACAACTTACAGAGGCAGGATCCTTCAGCAATTGAGAAAATTAAGGCTTGCGTAGTTGACTCAGCACCTGTTGCTGCACCTGATCCTCAGGTAGTAATGTTAATTAGATTCATAGGAACAAAATGCAGTGTTTGTTCTAAAATCTTTTGCTATTTAATTCTTGGCTCTACAGCTCATAATGAACTTTCCACTTGGTTTCACTTGATGGTTAACTGTTGTtcaaaactttttttatttatgaattcTTCCCATCCGAATTGCATTTTATGGCAGACCAATGTTTTAAAGTTATGTACCTTattcctcttttttcttttctttttgcttcttTCACATTTGCTACTACTTAGTCATTTTTCCTGTATCACGTTTGACATAGTTTGTTGGAAGTTAATATATTTGTGTGATTGTTTTCTGGACTCAGGTTTGGGCTTCGGGCTTCTCGGCTGCAATCATGAAAAAACATAGTGTGGCCACAAAAGGAGTAGGATCAAATGATTCAAGGTCTGACGTCCTAGTTGTGGAGTCTAATAAGGATCCCAAGCCAGCAGCTACCGAGGCTGTTCTACTATCAGTGCTGGAGAAGTTTTTCGATGTTGTTTTGAACTATCCAGCCATTAATAGGTATGCATCATGTCCACATGTGCAGCAAGTCATTTGGATTTCGGTCTTATCTATAAGCCTTTTCAATCGAGTAGTTCTTAAATGGAGGTGGGGGCATCTGTGACCTCTAACTGCTCACCTCACAAGAGCTAATACTTTGCTTCTTGGTTGCGACAGTACACTCCCATCATCATCCACTGTACCATGACATCCCATGCTGTAGCTGACTTTGCATCTTAGCAAAGTATAGATGTGGGTGGTTCACAAATTATAAGAAAGCTTTCTGTTGAGACTGCACTTTCTGAGTAAATGTAACAATGTTATTTGAATTAGTTGAGTATTCCTATGTTATGTAAAGTAGTGTTGGAATTTACAAAGTACGAAATGCAGCCAGCAGATACACACTAGTCCAGTTAACGAACATGGCGTATCCTTTTTAACAGGAGGTTATCTGATGTGATGGAGCTCTTATCGTCGAAGCAACCGAAGTGTCCCCAACTGTACATATACAGCTCCGCCGACAGGGTTATCCCGGCGAAATCAGTGCAGTCATTTGTGGAGGGGCAGCGGAGGGCTGGGCACGAGGTGAGGGCATGCGACTTTGTGTCGTCGCCTCATGTCGACCATTACCGGAGCAATCCGGGGATGTACACCTCTCAGCTGACCAGATTCCTGGAGGAATGTGTGCTGAGCAACCGATGCGAGGACTCTTCGTCTTCAACATGATCAAGATGTTCTTGCAGCACCACACAGACCTTGTAAAAACTTATCTGTTGTTTTTCTACTTGCACCTGGTCATCAATTGAAATGCACCAGGGTTATACGAGGAATGATTCCGTGTTTTTCTGactcttgtttttcttttgcacaCCCATTGTGGATGGGGGGTTGACTTTAGGCGCACAATACAATTGTAAAAACGTTGAGTAAACAAAACAAACAGTCTTTGGGCCGGCTGACTGACTGACTGACTGACTTTTGTTATGTTAGATTGATTTatgggattttttttcccgCGTGGTGGTTTGATGTGGTCAGCATTTCTTGTTCATTCTCAAGTGTTGTTTGCTACAAAATTGACATAAATTTAACGAGATGTGTTATTTGATGATGCCTTGCTGTGCGCTCCTACTTGGATGTGAAGTAGGCTGGGTCTTGGAAACAAACCTGCAtgttatattttaattaaaagaGGTGTTGAAAACAAcgtagagaaaagaaaaaagatcttCATCACCAAGAAATGGAATGTTGCAGCTATAAGATGTTGTGGAAggtcattaaaaaaaaaagaagaaaaggaagaagaaggtgttGTCGATGGTTGCTATACGCACCTTGTCTGTTGTTTTTGCTGTGATTCTTTTTCCCTCGTCTCTGCCACCGTTGCATAGGAGGGAGGAATCGTGCGgtcgtctcctctcctctcctcatgGCGCCACCGCACGCCGCCGACGAAAACCCATCAACTCCTCCTCGTTCCGTCGCAGGGTCGGAGACAGAGAGCAGCGCGCGGCAAGACGCAGACTCACGATGGCTCGAAACTCTCTCCGAGCCCGAGCTCGTAAGCAATCTCTCTCGCTGATGACCGTGCGTGCGTGCAGGATTTGGTCATCAGCCTCAAGGAGTTGGCCGTCGCGCAGGCCACCAAGGACGGCCATCCTTACCTGGCCGACAAATTCCATCTCTGCACGCTGCGTGCTCTCGGTATTCCCTACACTGTACCTTCTATGGATGAAATGCTTTGCTGTGGTTGGTTGATTCATCTGGCTGGCCGTCAAAGTTGTGAACTTTGCTGTCCAGGGATTGTTTTGCTGCAGGTTTCAAAGAGCGACCAGAACAAACCTCAGTTAATACAAACATGTTTGAGCGACTAAGTGATCCCGGTGTGGAGATTGGGAGTGGCTCTCAGCCTCATCAGGTGAAGGAAGATCAGCCGGTGCCAAATGGTGTCAACAAAAAGCGAAAGCAGATGCAACATGGGTAAGTACTCCTCTTTTAGTGTTGttttttgctgctgctgctgtatatTGTGTTCTTATTGCTTACAACTCTAATTTCTATTTAGGAGTCCGTGGTTATCACCCAAATTCTCAAAGCCTAATACTAGTACTTCTTCCTGTTTAATTACAGATGTGCACATATTGCTACTGAACTTGAGAGTCCACTCCTCCCTAGTAATTTAGTTGATGATGCATATGCTATTTGTGATGCGATTATGGCAATTTAGTTCAGGTTGGATGAAGAGGTTCGAAGAAGAGAAGAATGGACGAGGAGTGATCTAGCCAGGCATGAAATTGGTCAAGGCAGGCTAGGCTGTCCCTGAGACGACAAGgtacaagaaagaaagaaatcaagCAGAGATCGTTGACGCTGCCGCTGGTGTAAACCTTTTGGCAGTTCCATTTCATGGTCTGAAGAAGTAATGCGATGTTCTTCTTTGAGGGCTGGAGCCTGAAGGTGGTGTTGAGGAGGAATTAACAGGGAATCTAATTCCTCATGTAATCCTGCTGGTCAGGTCATGATGCGTACAGCATACATAAGTAGTACTAGTAAGAATCAGATCCTGTCCATTTTTCTCTCTTGTGCTTTTATTTTACTTGCGCTCGCCACCTGTGAAAGCAGTACAACTCTACTATATTCAAAGGTCCCGCGAAAATTGATGAAGGGTTATGTTCCAAAACATGGGGATCTGAATCGATGCGACGCAGCAGCAACTTTCTGGAATTCTGGATGATGCCGTTGGAGTGACAAATTCTCTGTGATCTATGCCCACTGAGACACTACAAATCACAGCAACGGATACGACTTTCGCCATTACAACATCATTCAAAGAAAAAAGCGGTTTTAGTCACCATGCAAACAACACATGCTTGTCAAGTTTACAGCGATGCATTTGGTTAGAGGACAACATTGGATAGGATAACCTcatctttattttttgaatAAGATAagctaattttctatttattgGGTGAATGAGATGAGTTATTGTTCTgtttgtttgataggattaggTGGATATGATGAGttagttttttatttagttagatGTATTAGATGAGCTGAGTTGATTCTGATGATTTTTTTAACACcccaatttatatgcattctatGAGTGTTTGGATGAATTTATACATGTTTAAATTTGTTCGAATTcagattgaattaaaaaagaatatcactgaaatgataaaaatgcatataacaaagaaactcactttttcactaaataacctaaagttagaaataattttaaaaattagtacgCTACGtgagatgaatattagtgaattttctcatatttttagaatttctttAAGACCTTAAAAATTGatagaatttctaaaaatagttttttttgagatttttattttaaaatctaaAGGGATATTGAGATGAATTCTTtcaaaatggattcatcatgaattatagaaccTATAAAAAAAGCTTCATCATTTTTAAAGTACGACAATCTAACCACCCAAATAGAGAAAGAAGAACGAAAAAATTAAAAGCAgatgggtactgttcatcctcATCCCCCTAAGCTTCTGATAAGAACAGGGTGAGGACTGAGGAGTCACGTACGTCCTTGTCCGGCTATTTTTTTGGGATGAACGGTAACGGGTCTAGAGGAATATTGGATGACCACCTCCACCCTAAGTCCCTCAATCAAACACCCGGATGGTACTGTTTACCCGGATAGGATAATCCCATCCACCCTCATACAACAACGAACCAAGCACACCTAAAGTAGGAGCAAGTCATACAACAACCTAAAATAACTCGCAAGAATCATATTTACAATTGACTATAGAACTTGAAATAACCCCATATAATGAGAGAGATGgatcacaaaatgaagcatttCATCTATAAGTTATACGATGATATACATAATTTCAGCTTTCCGTGGAGAGCAATTTCGCTATTTTATGTTAAACTAAAAAGGCTAATACACTCACAAAGAACCAAATCTACACAAGCTTTCCAGCAGCCAACAATGTCCATGCCATGTCAACATCTCTGAAATCTACCTGTAGCTCACCTTATTCAGTTCTCCTCGTACGTCTTCAAACCTAACAAAACTGGACCCATTTTCAGGtgcccaaaaaaaaattaaataccctAGAATGTCTGTCCAAGGTGCCACAATAAACGGAACATTGaacaaaccaaataaaaaaaacaaaatcgaTTACAGCAGCAACAAACCTTCATGCTCAGCGACGCGGGTACATGTCCCAACCTGACTCTGGCTCTTTTCGCTTCGGTGCCAACCCAGAACTACCACCCTGTGACATATTCCTTGTGCGTTCATCAACAAAGATGGTCGTGCCTTGGTAGAGCACGGGCCAGTAGTTTCCAGCTTCCCTACGTGCACCTTCAGCTGGGAGCCCGTAATTGAAATCCATGCTAGGATGATAATAACTCAATTCAGCAGATGAGGGTGGGGCTGCTCtggtgctgaatgatggatgaGAAATGCCAAGGCCTAAGCCTGACAGCGGCGGTATCACTGGTGCGCCCTTTGCATCAACCATGTATGGGACACCCCCTGGTGCATAGAAAGCCGGGGGGAAAGACACAGCAGGTTGAGATGGATAACTGACAACGCTATAATCAGGAGTATGTGCATAAGATTGAATAGATCTTGCAGGAACTCTAGATCCTGCACTTGGTCCCAGAAAGTTATGCTGCTGTTGGTGGCCATGTTCTTTCTGTCCGACAATTATCCTCTTACCCATAATTGTGACTGAAGAATGGTCTGACATATCCCCTGCAGGAGTCTTGACAAAAGATCTATCAATTTCTCGTGCAGAACCATCAGCGATTGACATGTTGTCATTCAAGTCAAAGTTTCTGACTGCAGGTTGTCTtgaagatgaggaggaagaaggttggCTCCAATTGCCATTAAATTGTTGGCGGTTCCACAATGGCGGTACATTGCTTGCAGCGATAGCATCTTCCTCATCGCCACATGAGCAGTTAAGGTCAAGTTTGAGTCCTCCACTCACACCAACTGCTGCAGAAGTATCCTTGGAAGCTAGGTCAGAAGAAGCTGGCAGTATTGCTGTTGAAAGCAGCTCGCCAGAAGTagcactatcactgtcggctacaTTTAAATCAAACATGTTGCTTGTTTTATGTGAAGAAGCTGACAACGACTTCTCTGCATCAGGAGTTCGCCGAGGAGAAGCTCGTCGAAAAGCACTGGTTGCAGCAGAGCCTTTCCATCCAAGTTCACCTTCAAAGTGGAGCCGAGCAGGAAACACAGATGAGGCTCTTGAAGCAGCCACAGCTATAGGTGTCGACAAGTTGACAGAATTGCTAAGAACGGACTTTGGATTACAATCAGTTTCCTCGGCGCACTGATTTTCATTAAGATCGAAGTCACCCAGGTCCCCACTCCGTGTATTTTTTCTACTGATAGGCCCACTGCCATCTGTAATGCCCGACCCATCCTCCTTAAGAGATGAGGAACTTCCTGAATCAACACCTGTACTGGCGGATTTATCGTCATTCAATTCATCGACAACAGGTTCAAGCTGCCTCCGTGCTTCCAAGTCAGGACTATCAGCATTCCTGGAATTAATATCAGGAGAACCACAAAAGGGTCCTCTGTAATCAATGACTTCCCGCTCCACCTCAATAGCAACCAAACGCGCTACTTCTAGTGCATCGGTATCATCATAGTCTGTTAGTGGTGTTGATTTCTCCCCTTTTAGTGCTCTCATGTTTGTCTCTGTTGCCTTTGAGGAATCCCCAAAGCTCTTCATACATCTCTTCAACATAAAATCATTGCCTATGCCCATACCATCTGAACTAGATGATGATGTAGGTCCCTCTTCTTTGCCTGTACTTTCCTCGGACAAATATTTCAAATCACGGGTTACAATTGCAAGATGGTTCAAAGTTTCTGCTGTATCCTTCTCCAAATGTAATCTTTCTGCTGCAAATCGACCTGATTCCTTGATACTCGAGCTAGTCGAAACAATAGTGTCCTCCATATTCATTGTGTTACTAACAAACAGATTGTCAGGTTTATTAGGCTCTATAGATGTGGCCGCTGTAGTCACATCCACTGGTGCATCTTGACCAGTACCACTCTTTGCATTTATAGAGTTTGATCGGTGCATGCCATTAGTGGCCAAGCCTACATCATTGGAAGCAGAAGTCTCCTTGGTGATGGACACATTTTTTAAACCCACATGACATGCAGGAGATGATACCAAGGAGTTCACATCTCCTAAAGTGGCATTTCCATTTGAGAAACTTGGGGATGTTAGCATGGGCGGTTGCTTTGTTCCACCTGTATTATCATTAGTCAAGGAAGGATCAGGAAAATGGGCATCTGAGCAAGTCATCACCTCAGGCTTTGATTCTTCAACAGAATTTCCAACTTCATTTGCTCCACTCTGTTTATCATTTTCTGTCTCCTGGCTAGCTCCTGTAAGCTTAAGTTGATCGGTCTGACATGCCTCTTTTGTATCAAAATGTTGGCCCTTTGTACCATATTTTGGTACACTGCCCCATTTCTGACAAAGTGCCCGTGCCTTTTGGTTGATATTGGCATTTCCATGAGCAAGAAGATTACGAACAGTAGACATAACTCCACAAGAAGTTGGCTGCTCATTATCAATTGGAAGACACTCCAACGCAGTTAATATTGCAACTATTAGACCTTCTGCTGAATTCCTGACATCCTCGCCACGATTTTGAGCATCCCGAAGCCAATGGTTGAGAAGACCAACACCATTTAGCTGAATGAAATACTGAAGACACTCTTCGTTTTTGGTGGATGCCAGTGTGTTTGCAGCCGTTGAACACTGCCTTATCATGTCAGCTGTGTTAAGCCCAACAGCATTTTTTAGCTTCTGGATCTCAGATACCAGCTCTCCAATTCTTGCAACAGTTGAAATGCCATCTTTCATCTCAGTAAGAGTAAAGAAATCCTCAAGCATTGTCCCTCCAGCACTTATCACTGCACTGCTACTTTGGCGTTGGACCGAATCTTATTTGGCTCCGTAGTTACCAAAATTCATGCAGGTCATATAACTTCCTGAAATATGCATATAGTTTGGTCAATACGAAGTATTGTGGGTAGACTTTGAACAAAATCATCACAGTTAGTGTGAGTCAAAAGGAAACAATTccttgtttaaaaaaatatatgaacaacaGTGTAAAGTAGCAGCAGGCTTTAACTAGGAGACTATTTACACGTCCATAGCCCAATAAAGAATTAGATCTCATTATTCATCAAGACATAAACAGGCTAGTTAACGCATTAGCTTGCTGGTTAAATTATTTGTCTCGAGCATGTTTACAAAACAGTAGCTTGCGAGGCAAAGTTATCTCAAGCTCTCAATCTGCACTACCACTACAAAGTACGCATGCaattttttctaatattcttaACAATACTTAGTTCATGTTAACAAGACACACTGTGTCATTCCCCGCAGCACATAGGCTATGTTTCAGCAATTATTGTGGTGTACTTCTTCTTGATATGGCTCAGTAAACATGCATGGAATTAAAAAGCTGCCAAGGTTACAAAGAGCTTGGGTTACCTGCCTTGTAAACTGCCGAGGGACAATTCTTCAGCACCCCTCACCCTTTGCAACGTCCAGGTTTCCTCTGCAACAGAAAGTACCACCAACTGAGCAACGGCCTCTAgcgtttttttttaattgttatAGGACAATCAAGACCTGAAACGACAAAGGCTAGTCGGAACATAACACTTGGAGGTGCTATCTTGCTTGTTGTATTCACGGCT from Phragmites australis chromosome 8, lpPhrAust1.1, whole genome shotgun sequence includes:
- the LOC133927461 gene encoding uncharacterized protein LOC133927461 isoform X1, with protein sequence MMASFSGPLHRPISAMAVAAFAAVSSLELPDRLSHHKLADTSANADALVSLPAANTDVSAPSASALSGMQLLPRNVQNLHPVKVPFASLPVIQTVYQYAKFAKTLGQEQAMPAVPSSSSDVLYRWHLPDPRVCGDLAGKSQTVVVLLGWLGSRQKHLKRYADWYTSRGFHVVTFTLPMSDIVSYNLGGKAEKNVEMLSEHLAGWVREESGKKIIFHTFSNTGWLCYGVILDNLQRQDPSAIEKIKACVVDSAPVAAPDPQVWASGFSAAIMKKHSVATKGVGSNDSRSDVLVVESNKDPKPAATEAVLLSVLEKFFDVVLNYPAINRRLSDVMELLSSKQPKCPQLYIYSSADRVIPAKSVQSFVEGQRRAGHEVRACDFVSSPHVDHYRSNPGMYTSQLTRFLEECVLSNRCEDSSSST
- the LOC133927461 gene encoding uncharacterized protein LOC133927461 isoform X2, encoding MMASFSGPLHRPISAMAVAAFAAVSSLELPDRLSHHKLADTSANADALVSLPAANTDVSAPSASALSGMQLLPRNVQNLHPVKVPFASLPVIQTVYQYAKFAKTLGQEQAMPAVPSSSSDVLYRWHLPDPRVCGDLAGKSQTVVVLLGWLGSRQKHLKRYADWYTSRGFHVVTFTLPMSDIVSYNLGGKAEKNVEMLSEHLAGWVREESGKKIIFHTFSNTGWLCYGVILDNLQRQDPSAIEKIKACVVDSAPVAAPDPQVWASGFSAAIMKKHSVATKGVGSNDSRSDVLVVESNKDPKPAATEAVLLSVLEKFFDVVLNYPAINSTLPSSSTVP
- the LOC133927462 gene encoding uncharacterized protein LOC133927462 gives rise to the protein MLEDFFTLTEMKDGISTVARIGELVSEIQKLKNAVGLNTADMIRQCSTAANTLASTKNEECLQYFIQLNGVGLLNHWLRDAQNRGEDVRNSAEGLIVAILTALECLPIDNEQPTSCGVMSTVRNLLAHGNANINQKARALCQKWGSVPKYGTKGQHFDTKEACQTDQLKLTGASQETENDKQSGANEVGNSVEESKPEVMTCSDAHFPDPSLTNDNTGGTKQPPMLTSPSFSNGNATLGDVNSLVSSPACHVGLKNVSITKETSASNDVGLATNGMHRSNSINAKSGTGQDAPVDVTTAATSIEPNKPDNLFVSNTMNMEDTIVSTSSSIKESGRFAAERLHLEKDTAETLNHLAIVTRDLKYLSEESTGKEEGPTSSSSSDGMGIGNDFMLKRCMKSFGDSSKATETNMRALKGEKSTPLTDYDDTDALEVARLVAIEVEREVIDYRGPFCGSPDINSRNADSPDLEARRQLEPVVDELNDDKSASTGVDSGSSSSLKEDGSGITDGSGPISRKNTRSGDLGDFDLNENQCAEETDCNPKSVLSNSVNLSTPIAVAASRASSVFPARLHFEGELGWKGSAATSAFRRASPRRTPDAEKSLSASSHKTSNMFDLNVADSDSATSGELLSTAILPASSDLASKDTSAAVGVSGGLKLDLNCSCGDEEDAIAASNVPPLWNRQQFNGNWSQPSSSSSSRQPAVRNFDLNDNMSIADGSAREIDRSFVKTPAGDMSDHSSVTIMGKRIIVGQKEHGHQQQHNFLGPSAGSRVPARSIQSYAHTPDYSVVSYPSQPAVSFPPAFYAPGGVPYMVDAKGAPVIPPLSGLGLGISHPSFSTRAAPPSSAELSYYHPSMDFNYGLPAEGARREAGNYWPVLYQGTTIFVDERTRNMSQGGSSGLAPKRKEPESGWDMYPRR